A genomic segment from Carassius auratus strain Wakin chromosome 25, ASM336829v1, whole genome shotgun sequence encodes:
- the LOC113043644 gene encoding histone H2B, with product MPEPAKSAPKKGSKKAVTKTAAKGGKKRRKSRKESYAIYVYKVLKQVHPDTGISSKAMGIMNSFVNDIFERIAGESSRLAHYNKRSTITSREIQTAVRLLLPGELAKHAVSEGTKAVTKYTSSK from the coding sequence ATGCCTGAACCAGCGAAGTCTGCTCCCAAGAAGGGCTCCAAGAAGGCCGTCACTAAGACCGCCGCTAAAGGAGGAAAGAAGCGCAGAAAGTCCAGGAAGGAGAGCTACGCTATCTACGTGTACAAAGTGCTGAAGCAGGTCCATCCTGACACCGGCATTTCTTCGAAGGCGATGGGGATAATGAACTCTTTCGTCAACGACATCTTCGAGCGCATCGCCGGTGAGTCGTCTCGTCTCGCTCACTACAACAAGCGCTCCACCATCACCTCGAGAGAGATCCAGACCGCCGTGCGTCTGCTGCTGCCCGGAGAGCTGGCCAAACACGCCGTGTCTGAGGGCACCAAGGCCGTCACCAAGTACACCAGCTCCAAGTAG
- the LOC113043645 gene encoding histone H4 codes for MSGRGKGGKGLGKGGAKRHRKVLRDNIQGITKPAIRRLARRGGVKRISGLIYEETRGVLKVFLENVIRDAVTYTEHAKRKTVTAMDVVYALKRQGRTLYGFGG; via the coding sequence ATGTCTGGAAGAGGCAAAGGAGGTAAAGGGCTCGGGAAAGGAGGCGCCAAGCGTCACCGTAAAGTGTTGCGGGATAACATCCAGGGTATCACCAAACCCGCCATCCGTCGTCTCGCTCGCCGCGGCGGAGTCAAGCGCATCTCCGGTCTGATCTACGAGGAGACCCGCGGTGTGCTAAAGGTGTTCCTGGAGAACGTGATCCGCGATGCCGTGACCTACACCGAGCACGCCAAGAGAAAGACCGTCACCGCCATGGACGTCGTGTACGCGCTGAAACGACAGGGACGCACTCTGTACGGTTTCGGAGGATAA